From Mus musculus strain C57BL/6J chromosome 17, GRCm38.p6 C57BL/6J, the proteins below share one genomic window:
- the Cchcr1 gene encoding coiled-coil alpha-helical rod protein 1 isoform X4 — protein MLPPSGFAGLVPPSHFQARPLPTLPRMAPTWASDVPLVQSPASQDVLERRLDAQRSTVTTWGQDFCGDGQGLGRRGRSLELGFSSALSQQAELISRQLQELRRLEEEVRSLRETSLQQKMRLETQAVELDALAVAEKAGQAEAEGLRTALAGAEMVRKNLEEAKHKELEEIQSLHQEQLSSLTQAHQKALDSLASKAEGLEKSLNSLETKRAGEAKQLAMAQKEADMLRNQLSKTQEELEAQVTLVESLRKYVGEQVLPEFPSQEWELERKELLDTLKHLKEDRADLQATVELLQVRVQSLTHMLALQEEELTRKIQPLDPLEPEFPKKCRSLLRNWREKVFALMVQLKAQDLQHRDSTSQLRIQVAELQEQVTSQSQEQAILQRALQDKTAQVEVERMSTKSLQMELDQAQEARRRQEQQIASAEEQLKFVVGAMNSTQAKLQSTMTRMDQAVARIPSLSNRLSYAVRKVHTIKGLMARKVALAQLRVESSPPSEAAPPLDTDLSVELEQLREERNRLDAELQLSAHLIQQEVGRAREQGEVERRRLIEVAQQLEQELQRAQESLASVGQQLEAARRGQQESTEEAASLRQELTQQQEIYGQALQEKVAEVETRLREQLSDTKRRLNEARREQAKAVVSLRQIQHKATQEKERNQELRRLQDEARKEEGQRLTRRVQELERDKNLMLATLKQEGLLFCYKQQRLLAVLPSGVNKKCSPRSVESSSSESPAAASCKESVKGSLTVLLDNLQGLSEAISRDEDICVEDNQNTKKTKNPPSDPLLS, from the exons ATGTTGCCACCGTCAG GTTTTGCTGGGCTGgttcctccctcccacttccaagCTCGGCCCCTTCCAACTCTGCCAAGAATGGCCCCGACCTGGGCTTCAGACGTTCCCTTGGTCCAATCTCCGGCCAGCCAAGATGTCTTAGAGAGACGGCTAGATGCTCAGAGGTCGACAGTGACCACGTGGGGACAGGATTTCTGTGGAGATGGGCAGGGGCTAGGGCGGAGAGGCAG GTCTCTGGAGCTGGGGTTCTCCAGTGCCCTGAGCCAGCAGGCCGAGCTGATCTCACGGCAGCTCCAAGAGTTGCGGCGGCTGGAGGAGGAAGTCCGGTCCCTACGGGAGACCTCGCTGCAGCAGAAGATGAGGTTGGAGACTCAGGCCGTGGAGCTGGATGCTCTGGCAGTGGCAGAGAAGGCCGGCCAAGCTGAGGCCGAGGGCCTGCGCACCGCCTTGGCCGGAGCTGAAATGGTTCGGAAGAACCTGGAAGAGGCGAAGCACAAGGAGCTGGAGGAGATTCAGAGCCTGCACCAAGAGCAG CTGTCCTCCCTGACACAGGCTCACCAGAAGGCTCTCGACAGTCTGGCCAGCAAGGCCGAGGGCTTGGAGAAGTCTCTGAATAGCCTGGAAACGAAACGGGCAGGGGAAGCCAAGCAGCTGGCTATGGCCCAGAAGGAGGCGGACATGCTCAGGAACCAGCTGAG CAAGACCCAAGAAGAGCTGGAAGCTCAGGTGACCTTGGTGGAGAGTCTGAGGAAGTATGTGGGGGAACAAGTTCTTCCTGAGTTTCCTAGCCAGGAATGGGAGCTGGAACGAAAGGAGCTTCTAGACACCTTGAAG CACTTGAAGGAGGATCGGGCTGACCTTCAGGCCACCGTGGAGTTACTGCAGGTACGAGTACAGAGCCTCACACACATGCTCGCCCTGCAGGAAGAGGAGCTGACCAGGAAG ATTCAGCCTTTAGATCCCTTGGAACCCGAGTTTCCTAAGAAGTGCCGCTCGCTGCTGCGCAACTGGCGGGAGAAGGTATTTGCCCTCATGGTGCAGCTCAAAGCCCAGGACCTGCAGCACAGGGACTCCACGTCGCAGCTGAGGATCCAG GTAGCAGAGCTCCAGGAGCAAGTGACCTCCCAAAGCCAGGAGCAGGCCATCTTGCAGCGTGCCCTGCAAGACAAAACTGCACAGGTGGAGGTGGAGCGGATGAGCACCAAG AGCCTGCAGATGGAGCTGGATCAGGCTCAGGAGGCCAGGCGGAGGCAGGAACAGCAGATAGCCTCTGCTGAAGAGCAGTTGAAGTTCGTGGTCGGTGCTATGAACAG CACTCAGGCCAAACTCCAAAGCACCATGACCAGGATGGATCAGGCTGTAGCCCGGATTCCCAGCCTCAGCAACCGACTCAGCTATGCTGTCCGGAAGGTCCACACCATTAAGG GTTTGATGGCTCGAAAGGTGGCTCTTGCTCAGTTGCGCGTGGAGAG CTCTCCCCCATCGGAAGCCGCACCCCCACTGGACACAGACCTGAGCGTTGAGCTGGAACAGCTACGGGAAGAACGGAACCGCCTGGATGCAGAGCTGCAGCTGAGTGCCCACCTGATCCAGCAGGAGGTGGGCCGGGCACGGGAGCAAG GGGAGGTCGAGCGCCGACGGTTGATAGAGGTGGCCCAgcagctggagcaggagctgcAGCGTGCCCAGGAATCCCTGGCCAGCGTTGGGCAGCAGTTGGAGGCAGCACGTCGGGGCCAGCAGGAGAGCACGGAGGAAGCTGCCAGCCTCCGTCAGGAGCTGACACAGCAGCAGGAAATCTACGGGCAAG CCCTGCAAGAGAAGGTGGCCGAGGTGGAAACTCGGCTTCGGGAACAGCTCTCAGACACAAAGAGGAGGCTGAACGAGGCCCGAAGGGAGCAGGCCAAGGCTG TGGTTTCCTTGCGCCAGATCCAGCACAAAGCCACTCAGGAAAAGGAGCGCAACCAGGAGCTCAGGCGCCTGCAGGATGAAGCCCGGAAGGAAGAGGGTCAGCGGCTGACGAGGCGtgtgcaggagctggagagggacaAGAACCTGATGCTG gcCACCTTGAAGCAGGAGGGTCTCCTCTTCTGTTACAAGCAGCAGCGCCTGTTAGCAGTGCTTCCCTCGGGAGTGAATAAGAAGTGCAGCCCCCGGTCTGTGGAGTCCTCATCCTCTGAGTCTCCGGCAGCTGCTTCGTGCAAGGAATCTGTGAAAG GCTCCCTGACCGTCCTGCTTGATAACCTGCAAGGCCTGAGCGAGGCCATTTCCAGAGATGAAGATATTTGTGTGGAAGATAACCAGAACACCAAGAAAACCAAGAACCCTCCTTCAGATCCACTGCTGAGCTAG
- the Cchcr1 gene encoding coiled-coil alpha-helical rod protein 1 isoform 2 (isoform 2 is encoded by transcript variant 5) translates to MLPPSGFAGLVPPSHFQARPLPTLPRMAPTWASDVPLVQSPASQDVLERRLDAQRSTVTTWGQDFCGDGQGLGRRGRSLELGFSSALSQQAELISRQLQELRRLEEEVRSLRETSLQQKMRLETQAVELDALAVAEKAGQAEAEGLRTALAGAEMVRKNLEEAKHKELEEIQSLHQEQLSSLTQAHQKALDSLASKAEGLEKSLNSLETKRAGEAKQLAMAQKEADMLRNQLSKTQEELEAQVTLVESLRKYVGEQVLPEFPSQEWELERKELLDTLKHLKEDRADLQATVELLQVRVQSLTHMLALQEEELTRKIQPLDPLEPEFPKKCRSLLRNWREKVFALMVQLKAQDLQHRDSTSQLRIQVAELQEQVTSQSQEQAILQRALQDKTAQVEVERMSTKSLQMELDQAQEARRRQEQQIASAEEQLKFVVGAMNSTQAKLQSTMTRMDQAVARIPSLSNRLSYAVRKVHTIKGLMARKVALAQLRVESSPPSEAAPPLDTDLSVELEQLREERNRLDAELQLSAHLIQQEVGRAREQGEVERRRLIEVAQQLEQELQRAQESLASVGQQLEAARRGQQESTEEAASLRQELTQQQEIYGQALQEKVAEVETRLREQLSDTKRRLNEARREQAKAVVSLRQIQHKATQEKERNQELRRLQDEARKEEGQRLTRRVQELERDKNLMLQRLLAVLPSGVNKKCSPRSVESSSSESPAAASCKESVKGSLTVLLDNLQGLSEAISRDEDICVEDNQNTKKTKNPPSDPLLS, encoded by the exons ATGTTGCCACCGTCAG GTTTTGCTGGGCTGgttcctccctcccacttccaagCTCGGCCCCTTCCAACTCTGCCAAGAATGGCCCCGACCTGGGCTTCAGACGTTCCCTTGGTCCAATCTCCGGCCAGCCAAGATGTCTTAGAGAGACGGCTAGATGCTCAGAGGTCGACAGTGACCACGTGGGGACAGGATTTCTGTGGAGATGGGCAGGGGCTAGGGCGGAGAGGCAG GTCTCTGGAGCTGGGGTTCTCCAGTGCCCTGAGCCAGCAGGCCGAGCTGATCTCACGGCAGCTCCAAGAGTTGCGGCGGCTGGAGGAGGAAGTCCGGTCCCTACGGGAGACCTCGCTGCAGCAGAAGATGAGGTTGGAGACTCAGGCCGTGGAGCTGGATGCTCTGGCAGTGGCAGAGAAGGCCGGCCAAGCTGAGGCCGAGGGCCTGCGCACCGCCTTGGCCGGAGCTGAAATGGTTCGGAAGAACCTGGAAGAGGCGAAGCACAAGGAGCTGGAGGAGATTCAGAGCCTGCACCAAGAGCAG CTGTCCTCCCTGACACAGGCTCACCAGAAGGCTCTCGACAGTCTGGCCAGCAAGGCCGAGGGCTTGGAGAAGTCTCTGAATAGCCTGGAAACGAAACGGGCAGGGGAAGCCAAGCAGCTGGCTATGGCCCAGAAGGAGGCGGACATGCTCAGGAACCAGCTGAG CAAGACCCAAGAAGAGCTGGAAGCTCAGGTGACCTTGGTGGAGAGTCTGAGGAAGTATGTGGGGGAACAAGTTCTTCCTGAGTTTCCTAGCCAGGAATGGGAGCTGGAACGAAAGGAGCTTCTAGACACCTTGAAG CACTTGAAGGAGGATCGGGCTGACCTTCAGGCCACCGTGGAGTTACTGCAGGTACGAGTACAGAGCCTCACACACATGCTCGCCCTGCAGGAAGAGGAGCTGACCAGGAAG ATTCAGCCTTTAGATCCCTTGGAACCCGAGTTTCCTAAGAAGTGCCGCTCGCTGCTGCGCAACTGGCGGGAGAAGGTATTTGCCCTCATGGTGCAGCTCAAAGCCCAGGACCTGCAGCACAGGGACTCCACGTCGCAGCTGAGGATCCAG GTAGCAGAGCTCCAGGAGCAAGTGACCTCCCAAAGCCAGGAGCAGGCCATCTTGCAGCGTGCCCTGCAAGACAAAACTGCACAGGTGGAGGTGGAGCGGATGAGCACCAAG AGCCTGCAGATGGAGCTGGATCAGGCTCAGGAGGCCAGGCGGAGGCAGGAACAGCAGATAGCCTCTGCTGAAGAGCAGTTGAAGTTCGTGGTCGGTGCTATGAACAG CACTCAGGCCAAACTCCAAAGCACCATGACCAGGATGGATCAGGCTGTAGCCCGGATTCCCAGCCTCAGCAACCGACTCAGCTATGCTGTCCGGAAGGTCCACACCATTAAGG GTTTGATGGCTCGAAAGGTGGCTCTTGCTCAGTTGCGCGTGGAGAG CTCTCCCCCATCGGAAGCCGCACCCCCACTGGACACAGACCTGAGCGTTGAGCTGGAACAGCTACGGGAAGAACGGAACCGCCTGGATGCAGAGCTGCAGCTGAGTGCCCACCTGATCCAGCAGGAGGTGGGCCGGGCACGGGAGCAAG GGGAGGTCGAGCGCCGACGGTTGATAGAGGTGGCCCAgcagctggagcaggagctgcAGCGTGCCCAGGAATCCCTGGCCAGCGTTGGGCAGCAGTTGGAGGCAGCACGTCGGGGCCAGCAGGAGAGCACGGAGGAAGCTGCCAGCCTCCGTCAGGAGCTGACACAGCAGCAGGAAATCTACGGGCAAG CCCTGCAAGAGAAGGTGGCCGAGGTGGAAACTCGGCTTCGGGAACAGCTCTCAGACACAAAGAGGAGGCTGAACGAGGCCCGAAGGGAGCAGGCCAAGGCTG TGGTTTCCTTGCGCCAGATCCAGCACAAAGCCACTCAGGAAAAGGAGCGCAACCAGGAGCTCAGGCGCCTGCAGGATGAAGCCCGGAAGGAAGAGGGTCAGCGGCTGACGAGGCGtgtgcaggagctggagagggacaAGAACCTGATGCTG CAGCGCCTGTTAGCAGTGCTTCCCTCGGGAGTGAATAAGAAGTGCAGCCCCCGGTCTGTGGAGTCCTCATCCTCTGAGTCTCCGGCAGCTGCTTCGTGCAAGGAATCTGTGAAAG GCTCCCTGACCGTCCTGCTTGATAACCTGCAAGGCCTGAGCGAGGCCATTTCCAGAGATGAAGATATTTGTGTGGAAGATAACCAGAACACCAAGAAAACCAAGAACCCTCCTTCAGATCCACTGCTGAGCTAG
- the Cchcr1 gene encoding coiled-coil alpha-helical rod protein 1 isoform X6, with protein MRLETQAVELDALAVAEKAGQAEAEGLRTALAGAEMVRKNLEEAKHKELEEIQSLHQEQLSSLTQAHQKALDSLASKAEGLEKSLNSLETKRAGEAKQLAMAQKEADMLRNQLSKTQEELEAQVTLVESLRKYVGEQVLPEFPSQEWELERKELLDTLKHLKEDRADLQATVELLQVRVQSLTHMLALQEEELTRKIQPLDPLEPEFPKKCRSLLRNWREKVFALMVQLKAQDLQHRDSTSQLRIQVAELQEQVTSQSQEQAILQRALQDKTAQVEVERMSTKSLQMELDQAQEARRRQEQQIASAEEQLKFVVGAMNSTQAKLQSTMTRMDQAVARIPSLSNRLSYAVRKVHTIKGLMARKVALAQLRVESSPPSEAAPPLDTDLSVELEQLREERNRLDAELQLSAHLIQQEVGRAREQGEVERRRLIEVAQQLEQELQRAQESLASVGQQLEAARRGQQESTEEAASLRQELTQQQEIYGQALQEKVAEVETRLREQLSDTKRRLNEARREQAKAVVSLRQIQHKATQEKERNQELRRLQDEARKEEGQRLTRRVQELERDKNLMLATLKQEGLLFCYKQQRLLAVLPSGVNKKCSPRSVESSSSESPAAASCKESVKGSLTVLLDNLQGLSEAISRDEDICVEDNQNTKKTKNPPSDPLLS; from the exons ATGAGGTTGGAGACTCAGGCCGTGGAGCTGGATGCTCTGGCAGTGGCAGAGAAGGCCGGCCAAGCTGAGGCCGAGGGCCTGCGCACCGCCTTGGCCGGAGCTGAAATGGTTCGGAAGAACCTGGAAGAGGCGAAGCACAAGGAGCTGGAGGAGATTCAGAGCCTGCACCAAGAGCAG CTGTCCTCCCTGACACAGGCTCACCAGAAGGCTCTCGACAGTCTGGCCAGCAAGGCCGAGGGCTTGGAGAAGTCTCTGAATAGCCTGGAAACGAAACGGGCAGGGGAAGCCAAGCAGCTGGCTATGGCCCAGAAGGAGGCGGACATGCTCAGGAACCAGCTGAG CAAGACCCAAGAAGAGCTGGAAGCTCAGGTGACCTTGGTGGAGAGTCTGAGGAAGTATGTGGGGGAACAAGTTCTTCCTGAGTTTCCTAGCCAGGAATGGGAGCTGGAACGAAAGGAGCTTCTAGACACCTTGAAG CACTTGAAGGAGGATCGGGCTGACCTTCAGGCCACCGTGGAGTTACTGCAGGTACGAGTACAGAGCCTCACACACATGCTCGCCCTGCAGGAAGAGGAGCTGACCAGGAAG ATTCAGCCTTTAGATCCCTTGGAACCCGAGTTTCCTAAGAAGTGCCGCTCGCTGCTGCGCAACTGGCGGGAGAAGGTATTTGCCCTCATGGTGCAGCTCAAAGCCCAGGACCTGCAGCACAGGGACTCCACGTCGCAGCTGAGGATCCAG GTAGCAGAGCTCCAGGAGCAAGTGACCTCCCAAAGCCAGGAGCAGGCCATCTTGCAGCGTGCCCTGCAAGACAAAACTGCACAGGTGGAGGTGGAGCGGATGAGCACCAAG AGCCTGCAGATGGAGCTGGATCAGGCTCAGGAGGCCAGGCGGAGGCAGGAACAGCAGATAGCCTCTGCTGAAGAGCAGTTGAAGTTCGTGGTCGGTGCTATGAACAG CACTCAGGCCAAACTCCAAAGCACCATGACCAGGATGGATCAGGCTGTAGCCCGGATTCCCAGCCTCAGCAACCGACTCAGCTATGCTGTCCGGAAGGTCCACACCATTAAGG GTTTGATGGCTCGAAAGGTGGCTCTTGCTCAGTTGCGCGTGGAGAG CTCTCCCCCATCGGAAGCCGCACCCCCACTGGACACAGACCTGAGCGTTGAGCTGGAACAGCTACGGGAAGAACGGAACCGCCTGGATGCAGAGCTGCAGCTGAGTGCCCACCTGATCCAGCAGGAGGTGGGCCGGGCACGGGAGCAAG GGGAGGTCGAGCGCCGACGGTTGATAGAGGTGGCCCAgcagctggagcaggagctgcAGCGTGCCCAGGAATCCCTGGCCAGCGTTGGGCAGCAGTTGGAGGCAGCACGTCGGGGCCAGCAGGAGAGCACGGAGGAAGCTGCCAGCCTCCGTCAGGAGCTGACACAGCAGCAGGAAATCTACGGGCAAG CCCTGCAAGAGAAGGTGGCCGAGGTGGAAACTCGGCTTCGGGAACAGCTCTCAGACACAAAGAGGAGGCTGAACGAGGCCCGAAGGGAGCAGGCCAAGGCTG TGGTTTCCTTGCGCCAGATCCAGCACAAAGCCACTCAGGAAAAGGAGCGCAACCAGGAGCTCAGGCGCCTGCAGGATGAAGCCCGGAAGGAAGAGGGTCAGCGGCTGACGAGGCGtgtgcaggagctggagagggacaAGAACCTGATGCTG gcCACCTTGAAGCAGGAGGGTCTCCTCTTCTGTTACAAGCAGCAGCGCCTGTTAGCAGTGCTTCCCTCGGGAGTGAATAAGAAGTGCAGCCCCCGGTCTGTGGAGTCCTCATCCTCTGAGTCTCCGGCAGCTGCTTCGTGCAAGGAATCTGTGAAAG GCTCCCTGACCGTCCTGCTTGATAACCTGCAAGGCCTGAGCGAGGCCATTTCCAGAGATGAAGATATTTGTGTGGAAGATAACCAGAACACCAAGAAAACCAAGAACCCTCCTTCAGATCCACTGCTGAGCTAG